Within the Solibacillus silvestris genome, the region AAATAAAGCGGTAGCCATTTTCAAGTGCTTCTTTCATCAACTTTTCTTTCGCAAATACGCTTGTCATCGGGTAATCATCATATGCCAATACCCAAAGCGGATTTTGGTGGGCATGTGTCGGCATAATATCCGCCATATGTAGCGCCACTTCCCCATTTTGCTCCAAGCGAACAATCGCATGCCCTTCACTATGACCACCCGTATGGATCATTTTTAAGCCTGGAGCTACTTCCAGCTCCCCTTCATATGTTGAAACTAAATGCTGTACAGGCTCCCAGTTTTCTTTCCAATACGTATTTTTTGAACGAATATTCGGATTGCGCATCTCATCCCATTCAATTTGTGTCGTGTGAATAACTGCATTCGGGAAAACCGGAACAAGCTTGTCCCCTTCCCACTTCGTTAAACCGCCAGCGTGATCAAAGTGAAGATGTGTCATTAAAATTGCATCAATATCACTTGGCTTTAATCCAGCTTCTGCTAAGCTTTTTTCAATTGTTGATTCTTCGGAAACGCCGAAATTGCGAAGCTGCTTTTCATTTAATTTACCGGCACCTACACCCGAATCGATTAAATAATTTTTCCCCTCGTATTGAATTAAGATTGGTTCACATGCTAATTCAATCTGGTTCAATTCATTTACCGGATATTTACGAGACCACAGTGCTTTTGGCACTACCCCAAACATAGCCCCGCCATCCAGTGCTGTGACACCCCCATGTAACCATGTCAGTGTCATGTTGTGAAATTCAAATCGATCCATTTCTCCATCCCCCTAAATCGTTAATTATTTCGTTTTGTATTGGCATTCTAGTCGATATATTGGCTGACCGAGCTTCGAGAATTTCTCCTCGTATTCTGTCATAATATTATCTTCCGGCATATTGGCATGTAAATCCAGCGATACATAGTTTAATGCCATACCATACTCGTTCATACTTACGAGTGAATATTCAAAAAGACCACGGTTATCCGTTTTAAAATGGATTTCACCGTTATCAACTAAAATGTTCTCATAAATTTCCAGGAATCCTTCGTGTGTTAGGCGACGTTTTGCATGGCGCACTTTTGGCCATGGATCCGAGAAGTTCAGATATACACGGTCCACATCCCCTTTTCCGAAAAACTCTTCCAGCTTCGCTCCATCAACTTTTAATAAACGTAAATTGGATGGTTTGTTCGCTGCTTCAATTTTTTCAAGGGCACAAACGATCACACTATCAAATAATTCAATACCGATATAGTTAATCTCCGGATTTTGCAGTGCCATCCCTAAAACGAATTGCCCTTTACCCGTACCAACTTCAATATGAATCGGGTTGTCGTTGCCGAATGCTTCACTCCACTTGCCTTTATAATCTTCCGGGTTCGGAATAATTACATCAGGATGTTGTTGAATATATTCCGCTGCCCATGGTTTATGCTTTAATCTCACTTACTTATCCTCTTTTCTATTGTGTAGCTGCCTCATATTATAACGGAAAATAGCATCTTTTGCTTTTATTTTGCTAAATTCCATGCTTTTTTCTGAACGGTTATTTGAATTTTGTTTTGACCGGTTACTAGTTTTTGTGTTTCACCGTCTGCATGTGCCATGACCGGTTCCTCAAACATCAACTGTGCATACGTCGCTGCAAACTGCTCGACTTCCTTCAACAAAGTATGCTTTCCTAAAAATACAGTCCCAAAAAGGAATAATAATTTCCATTTCGATAAATTGGAGACGACTGTCAATTCGAACTGGCCATCGGATGTAATA harbors:
- a CDS encoding tRNA (guanosine(46)-N7)-methyltransferase TrmB — its product is MRLKHKPWAAEYIQQHPDVIIPNPEDYKGKWSEAFGNDNPIHIEVGTGKGQFVLGMALQNPEINYIGIELFDSVIVCALEKIEAANKPSNLRLLKVDGAKLEEFFGKGDVDRVYLNFSDPWPKVRHAKRRLTHEGFLEIYENILVDNGEIHFKTDNRGLFEYSLVSMNEYGMALNYVSLDLHANMPEDNIMTEYEEKFSKLGQPIYRLECQYKTK